Below is a genomic region from Helicobacter pylori.
GCTCTTTTGCGTTCTCTAGCGTTTTCATTAGCGCTAATAAGCGCATTTTGCCCTTTCAAATTCTCATTCTCACAACTATCGCTCCCATCGGTCCCATCGGTCCAATGAAAAGAACTGATAAGCTCTCCGCATAAAACGCACATCTTCCAACCTTTTAAAACTAAATCATGCTACAATTTTACTGAAAAAACAAGAATAAATCTTGTGCTGTTTAATTGTTTGTTGATTAGGAAATTTAATGCAGGATTATAAAACTCTCACGCTAGAAAATATTTATGCACCAGATGAGATAACAGACGCGCTTTCATTGTTACAATCTTGCGGTATTGAATCGATTGTTAATCCTTCAAATATCACGCTTAATTTTGACATTGTGGATTTAAAAATGCTTGAATCTACTACACAAAATATGCTGGTTCAAAAGACATTAGAGGAGTTGTATAAAATTCGCTCATTTTCTAGTCAAAATGGCAAAATCGTATTTAAGAGCTTCAACAAAGCCAAAAAAGTCGCCAACAAAAAGCAAAACGCAAAGGCAAGATTGGCTTACGAATCTTACAAAAAAGAGTTTAGCAAAGAGACAAATGAGATTCAAAGCTGTCTGAATCAAATTTACTGCGAAGATAGCTTGGAGTTTTTGAAAAAGCTCCCAAATAATTGCATAGATATAGTGCTGACTTCACCACCTTACAACTTTGGAATCAATTACAACGCAACGCAGGATGCAAATCTTTGGCAAGAGTATTTCAACACGCTTTTTGCCATTTTTAAAGAGTGTATTCGTGTATTAAAAAGCGGAGGGCGAATCATTGTCAATATCCAGCCTATGTTTAGCGATTATATCCCTACGCACCATTTTATTAGCAAATTTTTCATTGATGAAGGGCTTATTTGGAAAGGCGAGATTTTATGGGAAAAGAATAACTACAACTGCAAATACTGCACTTGGGGAAGCTGGAAAAGCCCTGCTGCACCCTATTTAAAATATTCGTGGGAGTTTATTGAAATTTTTTGCAAAAATAGCCTTAAAAAAGAGGGCGATAAAAACAGCATTGACATAACCGATGATGAGTTTAAAAAGTGGGTTTATGGAAAGTGGAACTTTGCTCCAGAACGCAACATGAAACAATACGGGCATGATGCAATGTTCCCAGAAGAATTAGTAAAGCGATGTTTAAAACTATTTTCCTATCAAAATGATATTGTATTAGACCCATTTAATGGTGCAGGGACAACGACAAAAGTCGCCAAACAACTAGGACGCCGTTTCATAGGCATAGACATTAGCGAAAAATATTGTGAAGTAGCAAGAGCAAGACTAGAAGAAGTAACAAATTTATTTAATTGAGAGATGTGATTTGAGTTCTATAGAAGATATTATACAAGTTTATAATAGCGTGGTTAAAGATATTGATAAAGATGCTCTGGAGCAACATGACAGGGCGTATGGCGGAGTTATAAGAAGCGCTAAAGGCAAATTACTAGAACACATCAGCGAAGAGATTGTAAAAATAGCGTGGCAAAATATTGGCGCTAACACTAATAGGCTTGAAATAAATTCTAATAAAATAAAGATTCCTATCAAAGACAGCTACATAGAAAATATAGCTAACAAACAAGTAAGGGCATATATATTAGAGCGTAAGAAAGATTATTATTACGGATTGAGCGTTGATAAACATATATTTGTGGATAATCAATTGGTTATGGGGATAGAGTGTAAAGCCTATACGGAAAATGCTATGCTAAAGCGAATATTAGTAGATTTTCATCTCCTTAAAACTTTATATCCAAATATATCTTGTTATTTATTTCAGCTAGAAAGTCAATTAGGAGGGGATTATTCAGCTTTACCAGAAACCCTATTGGGATCAAAACCCACGCATTCTATAATGAGCTACTTTGAAAGCGTGAATCTGAATATAGTAACCTTACTCAAAGGCGAAAGAAACATAAACCAACCCACACACAAAAATTTCAAACCTTTAGATGAACAGATTCTCATTAAAGCAATCAAACTAATAGAGAATGAATTGAAAGTTTATTTATAGCAGTTAGCGTGAATCACTAAATTCACACCAACTTAGATACAATTCCAATCGCTATTTTTTTCTAGGGCTTCGTTTTAAGAAATCATCAGCGATTTCATTGAATGTTACCCAACGCACGCCCTCGTGCTTGTTGATATGCTCAATGATTTTTTCATGCATGAGCAACACTTGCGGGCGTCCGCTCACATCAGGGTGGATTGTCATGCTAAACACCGCATAGTCCATCTCACGATAAACCCAATCAAATTGATCGATCCACATTTGCCCTATATCGTGCGGGCTTACAAAACCAAAACTATTGGGGGATTTTTTGATAAACATCATCGGCGGTAAATCGTCTAAATACCAGTTCGCAGGGATTTCCACCAGATCGGTTTCCGCCCCACGGATTAAAGGCTTCATCCAATCCTTGGCTTCCAAACTATAATCAATCTTGCTCCAACTATCCCCCACGCGCACATAATAGGGCGTGAAATCATTGTGCATGAGCGAGTGGTCGTATTTGAAGCCGTGTTTTAAAAGCAATTCATTAGTGATATTGGAAAACTCCCACCACGGTGCCACATAGCCTGTGGGGGCTTTGCCGGTGAGATCTTTAATCAATTCAACGCTTTTTAACAAAACATCTTCTTCTTGCTTGGCCGTCATAGCGATAGGGTTTTCATGCGAATACCCATGCGCGCCACTTCATGCCCTCCATCCACGATCATTTTCATTTGTTCAGGAAAAGTTTCAATAGAATGCCCCGGCGAAAACCAAGTCGCCGGGAGATGGTATTTTTTAAACAATTTCAAAAGCCGTGGGATCCCTACTTCACCCGCAAAAAGCCCGCGCGAAATATCATCAGGCGAATCCTCCCCACCATAGCTCCCTAGCCAACCAGCCACCGCATCAATATCCACGCCATAAGCCACTAAAATTTCTTTTGCCATAATCGCTCCTTTTTAAGTGAGTTTTCCAAACCCCTTTTTGGTGAGTTTGGTGTCAAAATCTTGTAAATAAGGGATTTTTTGGCGTTGCAACGCCACTTCGTTTAAATCCATTTCGGCGATAATGACTTCATTAAGCTTGGTGGCTTGCGCGATGATTTTCCCATTGGGCGCGATGATTCTTGAATCGCCGGCAAACTCTAGCGTTTGTTTCAATTGAGCGTTAGTTTCTTCCCCACTATGATTGCACGCGCACACAAAACAGCCATTTTCTAACGCTCTAGCCTTGCTCAATAAATCCCAATTATAAGCCCTAGCTTTGCCAAACGCGCTAGGATAGATTAAAACCTCAGCCCCTTGTAACGCTAAAAGATTTGCACCCACGCCAAAGCCGATTTCATAGCAAATTTGCAAACCCACTTTCGCACTAAAATCCCCAAAATCCAGCGTAAAAACCTCGTATTTTTTACCCCTTTTGAAGCGCGATTTTTCATCGCCCCACAAATAAATCTTGCGGTGTTTTCCAACGATCCCGCCTTTTAGTGGAATGATATAAGCACTGTCGTAGAGTTTTTTATCCGTTTTTTCAATGCTGCACGCCACTAGATGCACTTTATTAGATTTTGCAAAATTACTCAACGCGCTCAACGACTCGTTTTTTAGCGTTTTTTCACCATGCTCCATCGCTTTAAGATCTATCCCAAACTCTGCGTCTTTATCATTCACGCAATAACCGCTATCAAACAATTCCGGTAAAACAATGAGATTCGCACCTTTGTCGTGGGCTTCTTTAGCCAGATTGAGCGCTAATTGCAGGTTTTCATTTAAGGCGTAGGGTTTGGATTGCATTTGAATCACAGCGGTTTTTAGGATTCTTTTAGCGGGATTTTTTGTTTTCAAGATCCACTCCCATTTTTGTTTTTATTGTATAGGATTAAAAATTAAAAGAGGATTAAAGGGGTTAAAATCCATAGGAGTTTGTGTCAAAACTTACCATTATTATTCAAAAATCGTAATAACGCGCTAGAGAGCGAGCTCACAAACACGCCGATAAGAAAGATTAACCCGTTAAAAAGATGCAAGAATAAAAGCGCTCCTAAAATGCCTAGTAAAACCCCATACCCCCCTAAACGCCACACATTAAAAGACATTTCCAAACCCAGGGCGAATTTTTGGAATTTTTGCTTTTCTTCTTTTTCTCTATTTTGTTTCCTTAAATCCAAACGCTTTTTAACGCCGTAATACGAAGACAACGCCACGATAAAAAACCCTAAAAACCCCCCTTCAAAATTCAAAACCCCTTGAAACGCTTGGAAAAAATAAACGATAATCGCGCTAACTATATTGATAGAAAGTAAAATAAGCAAGCATTGGATTTGGCACATGGGATTTGATTGGATTTATTTTGTTTTGTTTTGTGTGTGTTTAGGGTCTTTGGCTAATTCTTCATAATCTTTTTGCATGCTTTTATAAGCTTTATAGACATTGAGAAAGCTCGCTAACACGCCCCAAATAACCCCAAGCCAAAAAAGCCACGAAATATGAGTGAGTTTTTTAAGCCCATAGCCTATAGCCACGCCCATAAGGATCGCTACCACCATAGACAGCCCCAAGCTCAAATAATTCGCCCCCTCTATGAATTTATAATACTTTGGCTTTTTCAAAAAATTCACACACCTTTTATGATTTCATCAAAACTTTCATCAGCCTTTGCAACCACCAAATCAATCATCTCTTCAGTCATAGGCTCACAAATAAAGCCGGTTTCAAAGCTTGAACATGCCAAATAAACGCCCTTAAAGAGCATTTTTTGGTGGAATTTTGCAAACATTTCCGTATCGCTTTTTAAAGCGTCATCAAAATCGTGCACCGCATTTTCGTTAAAGAAAAAGCCAAACATGCTCCCCATGTTAAGCGTCTCTAAAGCGATGTTATAGCTTTGAGCGCTCTTTTTTAAACCTTGAGTCAAACGAACGGCTAAAGCGTTTAAGCGGATATAAAGGGTTTTGTCTCTTTTGATTTTATAAAGCGCACTCAACCCCGCGCACACCGCTAGGGGGTTACCGCTTAACGTGCCTGCTTGATACACGCCTCCAATGGGCGAAAGCAAGTCCATAATTTCCGCACGCCCCCCAAAACACGCCAAAGGAAGCCCAGCGCCTATCACCTTACCAAAGGTTACCAAATCCGGCACCACGCCATAAAATTCTTGCGAACCGCTCAAACTCGCTCTAAAACCGCTCATCACTTCATCTAAGATCAGCACCGCTTGGTATTTTTCACACAAAGCCTTTAACCCCAATAAAAACTCTTTTTGAGCCGGCACTAACCCCATATTCCCGGCAATGGGTTCAATGATGACGCAACCCACATCGCCTTTTTTAAAGCACTCTTCTGTAGAGTTTAAATCGTTATAACGAGCCACTAGAGTGTGTTTGCTAAAATCGTTCGGCACGCCTAAAGAAGAAGGAGAGCCAAAAGTGGCGCACCCGCTACCCGCTTTCACTAATAACGAATCGCTATGCCCATGATAGCACCCTTCAAACTTGATCAAATCGTCTTTTTGGCTATAAGCCCTAGCGAGTCGTATCGCGCTCATGGTCGCTTCCGTGCCGCTACTCACTAAACGCACCTTATCTAAGCCTTCATAACAAGAAATGACTTCCTTAGCTAAAGTGGTTTCTAACTCTGTGGGAGCGCCAAAAGAAGTGCCTTTTTTTAATGCATTAATAATATTTTTTTCAATCTCCTCATCAGCATGCCCAAAAATCAAAGGCCCCCAGCTTTGCACAAAATCTATATAATGGTTGTTATCCACATCATAAAGATACGCCCCCTTGCCTTTTAAAATAAAGGGGGGAGTGCCTTTAACGCTCTTAAACGCCCTCACAGGTGAATTGACCCCCCCAGCGATCACCTGCTTAGCTTCATTAAAATCATTAATGCTGTGCAACAACTCCATGATTTTACATTATCCCTTAATCATGCTTTCAAATTGGATTTCCACTTGCGACCAAGTCAAGCCCTCATGAAAGCTCTCGCATCGTTTAGCCAAACTCGCTAATTCGTTTTTCAAGCCAAAATTCAATAGATCCAAGACCCCTTTAACCACGAACTTATCGCCAGCAACCGTGTATTGCATAGGCACTTTCACCAGCTTTTCATTCATCCTCACATAAGCCGTAAGAGAACCTTCATGATCGCCTTCTATCACATTCCTAAAAGTAACTTTAATGTTAGTGTTTTTAAAAAGAGCGAAAAAAGCCTCTTTAACATTTTTGTTTTTAGCGTCATCGCCTAAATTGACTTTCAAGCTATCCATGCTCGCGCTTGCCCCTTCTAAAAGGGTTTTTAAACTATCTTGAGATTTACCCAATTTATAGGTGATGCTTTCAAAACTCCCATTTACTGGTGTTTTAGCCTTAGATTTAAAGGCTGTCCATGTTAGCTTAGCCGAAGATAAATCCAAATTCACCGCTTGCAAAAACCCTGCTAGTAAAACCGATACCAAAACCATTTTTTTCATTCATTATCCTTTAATGTGGTCTTATCAATCACGCTCAATATTTTAGTGTAATTTCAGCACGCTTACAACTAAAATTATCCATTTTGATAATCATTTGCACTCTAAAGACGACTCAAGAGATACAATTGCGTTTATTTTAAACTCTTTTTGTAAATAATGCTGACTGAAACAAACTTTCTAAACCATTCATAAAAAGGTTAAAGCGCATGGGGCTATCCTTAAGGCTATAACCTTGGATACAGAAAAATTCACAGCGATCGGAGTTTAAGCCTGAAACCATCTTCGTGTAAATCGCCTTGCTTTAAAAGCTCATTTGCGCTAGGGCTAGAATAATGCTTGGCTAAAATAATGAAATAGGCGTTGTTATGCACCCCGATAAGGTTAGGCTGGAAATAAGGGAAAGTTTCAGGGTTTAAAATCCATGTTGCGGTTTTGTTATACGCCACAGAGAGCCTTTTTCCGGCTCCACTACCCCACAAATCATACCCGTTCTCAAAAAGCAATTCGCCTGATATGGTTAGCGCAAGAAGCGCAAAATTGGTATAAGCTATCCCCTTAATGCCCTTTGTAGGGCCGCCATGATAATCGCTCGTATCGCTCCTAGTGATCGCGCTAGCAATAACCCCATTCTCATCTATGGCTTTAAACACCCACTCCTGCCACCGATTAGCGCTATTTTGCAAAAGGGCATGATCATCTAACGCTAGCGCAGAGCTCACATCAAAGAGAATGCCCCACGCCCCATGGTTAGTGTTAAGAGCTGATTGCGAATACTGACGCATCCGCTTAATGAAATCTTCATATTCTGGGCTAGGAAACGCCTTTTTGACAAACCAATAAGCCATGTTCATATAAGGCATGTAAAAATTGATATTATCCTCGCTCTGATAAGTGTCTACGCTTTGAAGCTCTTTAGCCCAAGCGTTTAAAATTTCTATAGCTTTTAAGCCGTATTGTTTGTTTTTGCTCACCCAATAGCCTAGCGCTAAGTCATAGGACATGAGAGCGGATTTTTTAAAACTCTTTGTGCATTTATCAGGCTCTCTAGCCCCGGTAGCAGTGTAGTGTTTTGATGCGTTAAGTTGCGTGCATGGCTGTATTTTTTGGGAGAGCTTTTTATCAAGATGGAGTTTTTGGGGCAAATCTCTAGATTTAAAATCCCTAAAAAAGTAATCTTGCTCGGCGTAAGCTTGAACGCAAACGCAAACACCCATGAGTGATAAAAACAAAACAAATCTTTTCATTTCTCGCCTTTATTTGAATGGTTTAAAAATAGCGTTTTAGGGTAACGCTTTTAACAACACAAATTTAAGCGCATGCACATTAAGAGCGCTAACCGCTGACAGGGGTAAGACAAAGAGCGCTGATTTTTCATTAGGGTGTTTTTCAAAATCGCTGGTTAAATGGGGGTGCAAAAACCCCAAATACGGCTCTAAATCAAACGCGTTTAATTTTTGTGCTTCTAAATTTAAAAAGGCGCAAAAATCCTTAGTCAGCTCATCAATGTTTTCTACAACATCGCATTTATTGAGCAACACCCCAAAAGGCTTATTGGCCAAAGCGGGTGAAAATTTTTCCAGCTCCAATCTCAAGCGTTGGTATTGCTCTTTAATGCCCAAATCCAGCCTAGAAGCGTCTAAAACAAAGGCTAGAACTTTGGTGCGTTCAATATGCTTTAAAAAGCTAATCCCTAAGCCTTTTCCCTGACTAGCCCCTTCAATGATGCCAGGAATATCAGCCATTAGAAATCCGCTTTTTTCATCCACGCTCACAACCCCTAAATTAGGCACTAGAGTCGTGAATTCATAATTAGCGATTTTAGGCTTAGCGTTAGAGATTGTGGAAATGAGCGTGGATTTACCCGCATTAGGGAAGCCCACTAACCCTATATCAGCGATGAGCTTTAATTCCAAACGCACGCATTTTTCAACCCCCTCTAGGCCTTTTTGCGCGTAAGTGGGTTGTTGTTTGGTCGCGCTTTTAAAATGCGCATTCCCTAACCCCCCCTTGCCTCCTTTTAAGGCTAACACCCTTTCTTTAGGCTCCACTAAATCAAGCCACAACTTATCACCTACAAAAACTTGCGTTCCTGGTGGCACGACAATAATTTTGTCTTCGCCCTTTTTGCCCGCACAATTTCGTGTGCCTCCTGGAGCCCCATTTTTAGCCTTATGGTGTTTGGTGCCTCTAAAACTCGCTAGAGTGTCGGTATTGTTATCCACTTCAAAATACACATCGCCTCCATCGCCTCCATCGCCCCCATCAGGGCCTCCTTTGATGACAAACTTTTCTCGCCTAAAACTCACCATTCCAGACCCCCCCTTACCCGAAGCGATGATGATTTCCACGCTATCTACAAACACAGCTTAAAAGTCCTTTCTTTTATTCAGCAAATCTTTGCATGGATTTTTCCAAATGCGGCACCGCATTGAGTAATTTCTGCGTATAAGGGTGCTTTGGAGTGCTTATCACGCTATCCACATCCCCGGTTTCTACGATTTGCCCTTGATTCATTACGATGATTTTATCGCTTATATGCTCCACTACCCCTAAATCATGGCTGATAAAAATATAAGTCAGCCCCATTTCTTTTTGCAAATCCAAGAGCAAATTCAACACTTGCGCTTGAATGGACACATCTAACGCAGACACAGGCTCATCGCAAATCACCACGCTAGGATGCAAAATGAGCGCCCTAGCAATGCCGATTCGTTGCCTTTGACCGCCTGAAAATTGGTGGGGGTAACGATCAATCCATTCTAATTTCAAGCCCACTTTTTGCATGATCTCTAGCACTTTTGTTTTGATTTCTTTTTTTGAAAAATGAGAATTTAAAAGCAAGGGTTCAGCGATGATCTCGCCCACTTTCCACCGAGGGTTAAGGCTAGAATAAGGGTCTTGAAAAATCATTTGCACCTTTTTGCGGTAATCAAACCAATCCTGTTTGCTAAAATGCAAATGGCGCTTACCATTGAAATAAATCGCCCCGCTATCTTGCCTTTCAATCCCGGCTAAAATTTTGGCTGTCGTGCTTTTTCCGCAACCGCTCTCCCCCACAATGCTTAAAACTTCATTTTGTTCCACTTCAAAACTAATCCCGTTGAGTGCATGGATGATCCTCTTGGGTTTGAATAACCCCCTGTCTATCGCATAGGATTTTTTCAATTCTTTAATTTCTAAGAGCTTCATCGTAACTCCTTTTGAAAACTCAAATAATCTATATTTTCATCCACGGTTTCTAAGCGTTTTTTGCGGTATTCTTTGCCCGGTTTAGGGATCGCGCTTAAAAGAGCTTTCGTATAAGGGTGTCTTGGATCAGCAAAAAGCTCTTTCGCGCTCGCTTGCTCCACCACATGCCCCTTATACATCACCACCACTTCATCAGCGATTTGCGCCACCACCCCTAAATCATGGGTGATAAACAAAATGGAAGTGCCTTTTTTTTGTTGCAACTCTTTCATCAATTCTAAAATCTGCGCTTGAATGGTTACATCTAACGCTGTCGTAGGCTCATCAGCGATCAAGATTTCAGGCTCACACACCATAGCCATAGCGATCATCACCCTTTGGCGTTGCCCTCCACTGAGATTGAAAGGGTATTCGTGGTATTTGTCCCCTGCATGGGGAATGCCTACGCGCTCTAACTCATAGACCACCCTTTCTAAGCGTTCTTTTTTATTAAGGTTAGGGTGGTGTATTTTCAACACTTCATTGATTTGAAACCCCACCGTGTAGGAAGGGTTCAAGCTTGTCATAGGCTCTTGAAAGATCATACCAATTTTTTTACCCCTGATTTCTTTTTGCATCTGCTTTTCTTTGAGCTGCAACAAATCCTGCCCTAAAAATTGAATGCTCCCTCCCACAATTTGACCCGGTTTTTCAATAAGCCCTAAAATAGAAAGCGAAGTGATGCTTTTCCCGCTCCCGCTCTCCCCTACAATGCAAAGCGTTTGAGACTTTTTCAAGCCAAAACTCACGCCATCTACTGCTTTATTCACGCCCTTATCGGTGAAAAAATAAGTTTTTAAATCTTTAACTTCTAAAATCATGCAAGCTCCTTTTAAGAGGCCCGTTTAGGATCTAAAGCGTCCATGATACCATCGCCTACCAGATTAAAACTCATGACCGTTAAAAAAATCATCACCCCAGGGAAAACAAGCATCCAAGGAGCGGTAGCGATGTATTGCATGGAGTTTATCAGCATCGCTCCCCATTCAGGTTTGGGAGGTTGGGCCCCAAGACCTAAGAAGCTCAGCGCGGCCGCTTCTAAAACCGTGGAAGCAAAACCCATTGTCGTTTGCACGATTAAAGGGATGATGCAATTAGGGAAGATCACCTTACACATCAAACGAAGATGCGAAGAGCCATTGATTTTAGAAGCGATCACGTATTCTTTTTCTTTTTCGCCCAGCACGGAACTGCGCACCAATCTTGCAAACCCAGGAATCCCCACAAACCCAATAGCGAGCATGGCGTTAGTGAGTGAAGGCCCTAACACAGCGACCACAATCACGATCAATAAAATAGAGGGTAAAGCGAACATAATGTCCATGATACGCATGATAACCGCATCTGTTTTCCCCCCAAAATACCCCGCTATTAGCCCTAATATCGTGCCAAAAAAGACCGCAATCCCCATAGAAACAATCCCTATGGTTAAAGAAATCCTAGCCCCATAGATCAAGCGACTCAAAATATCGCGCCCCAAATCATCGGTGCCTAAAAGGTATTTAGCATTCCCTCCATGCTCCCATATAGGTTTTAGAAGGCGATCTTGCGCATTTTGGACATAAGGATCATGCGGGGCTAAAAGGGGCGCAAAAATCGCGCAAACCACCAATAAAAGCACAATCCATGCGCCAACTACTGCCGCCTTATTTTTTTTGAATTGTTGGATAAATTCTCTAAAAGACTCCATTATGACAACCTTATTCTAGGATCAATAAAAGCGTATAAAATATCCACTAAGAGATTAGCCCCAATATACATCATGGCAATAATCAAAGACATGGACTGGATAATCGGGAAATCGCGCTGGTTGAGCGCATTAACGATCCACTTACCAATCCCAGGCCATGAGAAAACCGTTTCAGTTATCATGCTCCCCCCTAAAAGCCCGGCCAGCATCAAGCCTGCGATAGTCGTTACAGGGATTAAAGCGTTACGCAAAGTGTGCACAAAAATCACCCTAAAGGAGCTACACCCTTTAGCTTTAGCGGTGCGCACATAATCTTCTTTAGACACTTCTGCCATGCTCGCACGAGTCATTCTGGCAATAACAGCGGTAGAAACCGTGGCTAACACAATGCTAGGCAAAATCAAGTGCTTGATCGTATCCACAAATGCCCCATAATCCCTTGCGATCAAGCTGTCTATCAAATAAAAACCTGTGGGGCCATCTAAATAATACACATCGCTCAAACGCCCAAAAACAGGCAACCACCCCAATTGAACGCTGAAGATATAAATCAGCATAAGCCCTAGCCAAAACACCGGCATAGAAATCCCGGCTAAAGCGAAAGTCATGCTGGAATAATCAAACACGCTATAGCGTTTGATCGCCGCTAACACGCCAACGCTAATACCCAAAACAAGAGCCATAAACAGAGCGATCAAAGCCAATTCCACCGTAGCCGGGAATCGTTGCAAAAATTCATGCATCACAGGCTCACCAGTCATGATAGAAGCGCCAAAATTGCCATGCAACACATTATTGATAAAGAAAAAATACTGCTCTATCAAAGGCTTATTCA
It encodes:
- a CDS encoding ABC transporter permease; the protein is MLSFIIKRILWAIPTLFGVSIIVFMMVHLVPGDPALVILGEKANQAAIDALREQFGLNKPLIEQYFFFINNVLHGNFGASIMTGEPVMHEFLQRFPATVELALIALFMALVLGISVGVLAAIKRYSVFDYSSMTFALAGISMPVFWLGLMLIYIFSVQLGWLPVFGRLSDVYYLDGPTGFYLIDSLIARDYGAFVDTIKHLILPSIVLATVSTAVIARMTRASMAEVSKEDYVRTAKAKGCSSFRVIFVHTLRNALIPVTTIAGLMLAGLLGGSMITETVFSWPGIGKWIVNALNQRDFPIIQSMSLIIAMMYIGANLLVDILYAFIDPRIRLS